One Cuculus canorus isolate bCucCan1 chromosome 2, bCucCan1.pri, whole genome shotgun sequence genomic region harbors:
- the NDUFA4 gene encoding cytochrome c oxidase subunit NDUFA4, whose protein sequence is MFRVIVTHAKKHPSLIPLFLIIGSGGIGAGLYLMRLAMFNPDVCWDKKNNPEPWNKLSPSDQYKFYSVNVDYSRLKKDRPDF, encoded by the exons ATGTTTCGCGTTATTGTGACCCACGCCAAGAAGCATCCCAGT tTGATTCCTCTGTTTTTGATTATTGGATCTGGAGGCATTGGTGCCGGCCTGTATCTCATGCGTTTGGCAATGTTCAACCCTGATGTCTG CTGggacaagaaaaataatccagaacCATGGAACAAACTGTCTCCCAGTGACCAGTAcaag TTCTACTCTGTTAATGTAGACTACAGTAGACTGAAAAAGGATCGTCCTGACTTCTAA